Genomic DNA from Brassica rapa cultivar Chiifu-401-42 chromosome A04, CAAS_Brap_v3.01, whole genome shotgun sequence:
AACTCTTTATATAGGACGAAGCTATATTTTTTCAAACCTGGTTCTGATACCAACTAAAGTTGCACAAACACAAAGATTATAAGAACTAGCACTTCTTATTAGATTTAAAACTCTCTCAAAAATAAACCTTTCAATGTATTTCTCTTGATAAAACATCTCTCAATGAGAACTTTTTATATAGGACGAAGTTACATCTTTTCGTATTAATAATATGAAAACATTCGTAAGTTCGATATGTTTATCTTTTTTCTTAACCCATCAAACTTTACTTTAATGAATTAACTTGTTTGTCAATTTAATTGAAATTATCCAACAGATCATTTAAAGTTATTATTCATtaaccaacatatttttttaacgaaaacaatgtttgatttttgttttttttaagaaagacAATGTTTGATATTAATCTCACGGCACCTCGTCTCCATAATTCTCTAATCTACCAAGTTTTTCACGTTCGGATCCACTAAATTAGAGGATCGAGAACTCTATCATAAAAATCTATGATGTAGTAATTTTTAATACAACTCTAACACTCAGAAGACAATCATGTGGATATTATGTTtggttaagaaaataatatatactatccTTTTTCTCTTTCGCTTTcttgtaaatattattttctatatgAATCATGTGGATACTTAATTTCTATATGTTCCAACTTCTTCTGATATATCCacaaattacatatataatatgaatgatTCACTCTTTCGCCGAATTGATTTGGAGAGATGAGTTTGGAAAAAATCTTCCCAACTTTGTATAGTATCCAATACTCTCACCTAAAGTGATATTACTAAATTACTAATGCATACTCTGGAGAAGGTAATGGATGATGCCCAACttgctttttttattttaaattttaaaatattaaatcgCTAGCAACATAAGGAAGCGCCCCGTAGCccgtttaaaaaataaaataaaacatatatatcacAATAAACAATAAACTGTTGAACAAAAAATTACTGAGATGTGCAGATCTTTTATTCAATATAGCTAactatcttttaaaaaagaatgttaactaatatattttattcttaaatgtttttgttaCAAGATGGTTGACAGAaagatattttttgttaatatcttgtGCTTTTTTGGAGAAAATGTTAATATCTTGTGTTCTACGAACACTTTATGTAACTGATGCGGTCCATGCAGATGAATGCATGCATTCATTAGTTAAATCCACTTTTTGTAAAAATCACATATAAGTTGTGTACCATTCATATGGTCTTGCGTATTagtatatgtaaaatatatgggTAGACCCATAATCCCATCAGTTAAATTATCATTTGAaaattgtgtgtgtttgtgttaaTTGCATCAGCATTCACGGGGCAACTTCGATGATCACATCTCTatcccacaaaaaaaaaaatccattcaCTTCAAAGCAATTTGCAACATCACAGATATAATTTCATCTACAGAACCCACAAACAACGTAAGCTTGGGTCCTACTCTGTTTCTACTGCCACTTGTAATTCACTCCGTCCacttgtgtgttttgttttgctttCCCTAAAATCCCAACGTCAGACTAATAATTATAATGTGATATTGGAGGCGATTGTGTGTGTACTACTGGTCATTACGTATGCATTTCTATTTCCGTAATTCATCTATTTATTTCaagttttgattaaaaaattttacttttaattttttttttgataatttttcttATTACTTACATGTTAAAAAGATTAATTTCAAATCTTAAATTGTTATATGAATTTTCATTTGTTGTTTAAAAAGACTAATTTAAGATGACTTTTAGTTTATTGATTTATAGTAGCACGATTATTGTGTTACTATCTTAAAATGTTATCTCCATTTCATTTTTCCTTATCTTGAGAATAGTTTTGATGCAATTCCCCTGAATATTTTTATGAagataattataagaaaaaggaATAATAAAATGTGAACGTCACTAAAAAGAAACTGATAAATAgatgaataaataattataattagaaaagaaacaaaaaggcATTCGAACTCATCCGAATATGATGCTCTATATATACAAAGAACCTCACACCACTTTGTTCATAGGAAGAGCACAAGCCAACCCCCACAAGTGGTACTTCACCTctattcttataaaaaaaaaaattaaaagagagATATGGTGTTAAAGATGTCGGAATTAGCTAAGCCCTACTTTGCAATGGTATGCCTCCAATTCGGATACGCTGGCATGAACCTCGTTACCAAGGTTGTGCTCAACGGCGGCATGAACCATTTCGTCCTTGTGGCTTATCGTAATGCCTTTGCCACGGCCGCTATAGCGCCTTTTGCTCTTCTCTCGGAGAGGTAacatattagttatatatatactgaAATGTACAAAGATCGATTCCCTGATAGAAGTAATTTTTATTTGGATGCTTTAGGAAAGTGAGGCCAAAGATGACGTTCCCGATATTCATGCAAATATTTCTACTAGCGGTTCTTGGGTTAGTCCTCTTGATTTGTATCATTTTCTCGAAACATTCGCTTGACATgtatatgaatatattaatatttatctttttggtAAATTCCTTACTACAGGCCTGTGATCGATCAGAACATGTATTACGCTGGACTTAGACTCACCTCACCGACTTTTGCCGGCGCCGTTACCAGCATCGTGCCCGCTTTGACATTTATCATTTCCATAATTTTCAGGTATTTACATTTAAAGCATAacttaaaaattagttatatataatggtaggtaaatacaattagttatatcaTACAATATGGTCCGTTGATAATGATGTATGATTTAAATGTTTTGGTGATATAAAAAAAGGATGGAGAAGGTGGAGCTGAGAAAAGTAAGATTCCAAGCAAAAGTGGTGGGGACATTAGTGATAGTGGTTGGAGCCATGTTGATGATTTTATTCAAAAGTCCTCTAATCAACTTTCTCCGGTCTCACCTCATCCGCGAAGCTTCGTCGTCCGCCGGCGAAGACTACCTCAGGGCCACCGTCTTCCTCCTCATCGCTTCGTTTTCTTGGGCTTCCTTCTTCGTTCTTCAGGTATAAATTgtctaaatatttttgtttaacataagattaaataaaaattaaatttgcaaATTAATTAACATTTAGTTCTGACGAGTTAGgaaaatatatactttatttCTTCAGGCAGCTACGTTGAAGAGATACTCATCTCATCTTTCATTATCGACGATGGTTTGCTTCATGGGAACCTTACAATCCACAGCCCTAGCGTTTGTGATGGAACCAAACCTTTCTGCATGGAACATTGCCTTCGACATGAACCTTCTAGCTTCTGCTTATGCGGTTCGTCCTTATGGTTGCATatataaatttgtgtaatatatCGAATTTCAATATTCAATTATTTGATTTGTGAATGCATATTTTATAGGGTATAATGTCGTCGAGCATAGCGTACTACGTGCAAGGGATGATGACGAAGCAAAAGAGCGTTGTCTTTGTCACTGCCTTTAACCCTCTTATTGTCATAATTGTATCCATAATTAACTTCCTTATCCTCGGCCAGAGATTATACCTTGGCGGGTAAGCAACCAATGGATTTTGACTAATTAGGTCACTTGGCACCATCTTCATATTGTATCTAAACTTTtactaattttgttttctaattatGATATCTTAGGATTCTTGGAATGATGATACTAATGGTGGGAGTCTGTGCGGTTCTGTGGGGAAAGGaaggtgatgaagaagaagaagagaatattGAGGAGAAATTTGTAGACGTTATAAAATGTTGTAAAGATTGCGGAAACAATAGTCTCTCGATGCCAAGAATTGATGAGGAAGTAGATGTTGAAATGCAATCTACCAAGAAAGATAA
This window encodes:
- the LOC103863095 gene encoding WAT1-related protein At3g56620, which encodes MVLKMSELAKPYFAMVCLQFGYAGMNLVTKVVLNGGMNHFVLVAYRNAFATAAIAPFALLSERKVRPKMTFPIFMQIFLLAVLGPVIDQNMYYAGLRLTSPTFAGAVTSIVPALTFIISIIFRMEKVELRKVRFQAKVVGTLVIVVGAMLMILFKSPLINFLRSHLIREASSSAGEDYLRATVFLLIASFSWASFFVLQAATLKRYSSHLSLSTMVCFMGTLQSTALAFVMEPNLSAWNIAFDMNLLASAYAGIMSSSIAYYVQGMMTKQKSVVFVTAFNPLIVIIVSIINFLILGQRLYLGGILGMMILMVGVCAVLWGKEGDEEEEENIEEKFVDVIKCCKDCGNNSLSMPRIDEEVDVEMQSTKKDKTVVDLL